A DNA window from Anas platyrhynchos isolate ZD024472 breed Pekin duck chromosome 33, IASCAAS_PekinDuck_T2T, whole genome shotgun sequence contains the following coding sequences:
- the LOC140000174 gene encoding maestro heat-like repeat-containing protein family member 7, giving the protein MEGAQEPQGDPERSPSPTMPQPPTQTSRPFNLASSPTSEAASEWDEEGGMPPRQPRLAWQETWSSRGSNQPAEDSLLAEDKTPVKAILPVEDSSLAEAISQEVGSSPAQDRRPVEDSLVVEDSGSTQDSKKKSQLLDSSNIWKLRRNSAVQSIRAYVRRKEKGNEEQKIVFLIEICDLCRCVTEKGVPMNLHGFCSKHKLVEHIMVLMEKEPVDSLRTEFWQIAMETVALLSNTVPTALHGKRESLLNVCCKSVFFLPPESDMPETERALYAKTMDALDTMLEGFVLSCPITSFNTEMQNMLKVMLDFAGSKNSTVRERAVRRIERLITFIRWYLVTKILENFEIYSEDEPKDFNLCIPILGKLLGHLLLFSSGDDSMGHAALKSLFHMYTVVTEGRECILREDMEKYAKRHQSLEDTTFLFSITSTPCEIAKGFGGHLFPAERLDIILTALEALQDSSIHDKQGAFSVLDAALEDAGYWLTDVPTIMECIRKNLGSIHTASAWQCLDSLLLQLTNVMPRSEVKNLLQFSRPRGSTDLGMWEVILAMPQTLEKVLNIMMEDLPLCNWCTAVTEDTCICRLAMLAQNHISEEDFGNPVHLQSYLKHPSPEMRFLVLKGLCTVSESPEKARKIQVLLPDIVEALQDTNTDMLMKALPVLRNVMAHVERWKASGPALQLAEKLLPLFDHESSQVREHSICLFQAVVKAVLRQRKKEIKRTVHRSLLPLYFHMRDQSESVAKASGEALAVAAKFLRRKELKRLAKTEQTWNIRECLLQQDRGRVEEYLQQSQPYLQATQTNLRLEAVRFIGLAARYCKDQSEEKLDEILSALQPLCNDPNPTVRYTTVQTTKILTSRRYRMSELLSRLLCCC; this is encoded by the exons ATGGAAGGAGCACAGGAGCCTCAAGGAGACCCTGAGCGCAGTCCaagtcccacaatgccgcaaccacCCACCCAGACGAGCCGCCCTTTTAACCTTGCGAGCTCTCCCActtcagaggctgcttctgaatgggatgaggagggaggcatgccccccaggcagcccaggctggcctggcaggagacctggtcttctaggggcagcaaccagccagcagaggacagcttgctggcagaggacaaaACCCCAGTCAAGGCCATTTTGccggtagaggacagcagcctggcagaggccaTTTCTCAGGAAGTGGGCAGCAGCCCGGCACAGGACAGGAGACCGGTAGAGGACAGCTTAGTGGTTGAGGACAGCGGTTCGACACAGGATAGCAAGAAGAAGTCGCAGCTGCTGGATTCCA GTAATATATGGAAACTGCGCAGAAACTCGGCTGTGCAATCTATCAGGGCATATGTCAGACggaaagaaaag ggcaacgaggagcagaagatagTTTTCCTCATcgaaatctgcgatctgtgcagatgtgtcacCGAGAAGGGTGTGCcgatgaacttgcatggcttctgcagcaaacataagctggtggagcacatcatg gtgctgatggaaaaggagcccgtggacagcttgcgcacagaaTTCTGGCAGAtcgccatggagactgtcgccctcctcag caacaccGTACCAACAGCACTGCATGGCAAAAGGGAGAGTCTCCTGAACGTGTGCTGCAAGAgcgtcttctttctgcctccggagtcggacatgccagagacagaaagagcgcTCTACgccaag actatggaTGCcttggacaccatgctggagggcttcgtacTCAGCTGTCCCATCACCAGTTTCAACACAGAGAtgcagaatatgttgaag gtgatgctggactttgctggCTCCAAAAACTCAACTGTGcgtgagagagctgtgaggaggatTGAGAGGCTGATTACTTTCATCCGCTGGTATTTGGTGACcaag ATCTTAGAGAACTTTGAAATCTATAGCGAAGATGAGCCCAAAGATTTCAACCTGtgcatccccatcctgggcaagctgctgggccacctcttgcttttcagcagtggcGATGATTCCATGGGACACGCAGCTTTGAAAAGTCTTTTTCACATGTACACAGTCGTCAcagaaggaagag aatgcatattgagagaggacatggaaaagtatgcaaagagacaccagaGTTTGGAGGAtacaacatttctattttctataaCATCAACTCcctgtgaaattgccaag gggtttggaggacatctcttccctgctgagaggctggacatcatcctcacagcccttgaagctttacaagactccagcatccatgacaagcagggggccttcagtgtgctggacgcagccttggaggacgCTGGctactggctgacagat gtgccaacgatcatggagtgcatcaggaaaaacctgggcagcatccacacagCATCGGCgtggcagtgcctggactccctgcttctccagctgaCCAACGTGATGCCCAGGAGTGAagtcaagaacctgctgcagttctctcggCCACGTggcag cactgacctgggcatgtgggaggtgatcctggccatgccgcagaccttggagaaggttttaaacatcatgatggAAGACTTGCCGCTGTGCAACTGGTGCACCGCAGTCACCGAAGACACCTGCATctgtcgcttggct atgctggcccagaatcacatttctgaggaggactttggtaacccagtgcacctccagagctacctgaagcacccaagcccagagatgcgctttttggttctgaaagggctctgcaccgtgtcagagagccctgagaag gcaaggaaaattcaggtcttgctgccagacattgtggaggctctgcaggacaccaacacagacatGCTGAtgaaggccctgcctgtgctgagaaacgtgatggctcatgtggagaggtggaaggccagtggcccggctctgcagctggctgagaagctcctgccactctttgaccac gagtccagccaggtgcgggagcactccatctgcctcttccaagctgTGGtgaaggctgtgctgcggcaaaggaagaaggaaattaagaggacagtgcacaggagccttctcccactctactttcacatgagagaccagagtgagagcgtagcaaag gcctctggggaagctctcgccgtggctgcaaAGTTTCTGCGACGCAAAGAGCTCAAGCGCTTGGCcaagacagaacagacgtggaacATcagggagtgcttg ctgcagcaggacagaggcagagtagaagaatacctgcagcagagccagccctacctgcaggccactcagaccaacttgcgacttgaggccgtcagattcattg gtcttgctgcacgctactgcaaggaccagagcgaggagaagctggatgaaatcctcagcg cccTCCAGCCTTTATGTAACGACCCGAATCCCACGGTCCGTTACACGACAGTTCAAACCACCAAGATCCTGACGTCAAGGCGTTACAGAATGTCAGAACTGCTATCTCgactgctgtgctgctgttag